In Macadamia integrifolia cultivar HAES 741 chromosome 13, SCU_Mint_v3, whole genome shotgun sequence, one DNA window encodes the following:
- the LOC122059324 gene encoding serine/threonine-protein kinase SAPK3-like isoform X1, with the protein MEERYEPLKELGSGNFGVARLVRDKKTKELVAVKYIERGKKIDENVQREIINHRSLRHPNIVRFKEVLLTPTHLAIVMEYAAGGELFERICSAGRFSEDEARFFFQQLISGVSYCHSMVQYQLPFLVC; encoded by the exons ATGGAGGAGCGTTATGAGCCATTGAAGGAACTTGGGTCTGGGAATTTTGGGGTTGCGAGGTTAGTCAGAGATAAGAAGACCAAGGAGCTTGTTGCAGTCAAATACATAGAGAGGGGGAAGAAG ATTGATGAAAATGTTCAGAGGGAAATTATCAACCATAGGTCTCTGAGGCATCCGAATATCGTTCGGTTCAAGGAG GTACTCTTGACACCGACACATTTAGCTATTGTCATGGAATATGCAGCTGGTGGTGAACTCTTTGAGAGAATATGCAGTGCTGGCCGTTTTAGTGAGGATGAG GCTAGATTTTTCTTCCAGCAGCTAATATCTGGAGTCAGCTACTGCCACTCAATGGTACAGTATCAGCTTCCTTTCCTTGTGTGTTAG
- the LOC122059324 gene encoding serine/threonine-protein kinase SAPK3-like isoform X2, which translates to MEERYEPLKELGSGNFGVARLVRDKKTKELVAVKYIERGKKIDENVQREIINHRSLRHPNIVRFKEVLLTPTHLAIVMEYAAGGELFERICSAGRFSEDEARFFFQQLISGVSYCHSMVLMLRE; encoded by the exons ATGGAGGAGCGTTATGAGCCATTGAAGGAACTTGGGTCTGGGAATTTTGGGGTTGCGAGGTTAGTCAGAGATAAGAAGACCAAGGAGCTTGTTGCAGTCAAATACATAGAGAGGGGGAAGAAG ATTGATGAAAATGTTCAGAGGGAAATTATCAACCATAGGTCTCTGAGGCATCCGAATATCGTTCGGTTCAAGGAG GTACTCTTGACACCGACACATTTAGCTATTGTCATGGAATATGCAGCTGGTGGTGAACTCTTTGAGAGAATATGCAGTGCTGGCCGTTTTAGTGAGGATGAG GCTAGATTTTTCTTCCAGCAGCTAATATCTGGAGTCAGCTACTGCCACTCAATG GTACTCATGTTGAGGGAATAG